The following are encoded together in the Argopecten irradians isolate NY chromosome 5, Ai_NY, whole genome shotgun sequence genome:
- the LOC138322913 gene encoding polycystin family receptor for egg jelly-like isoform X1 yields MAFSPNYLFWITSLIVCLETSTAEDVAGFEMAVGGTNLITLAAGQTATIDLVYTAGGTALTLTGTYDTSDVVTGGGTVDTGTKTGQLQIDSGNSAHVPSDFGTYLLTLTLTPSSGAAQDKQVVIFYEQAIAGFQVTVVSDVVAIGEPFDFAVAFTSGSNIELEWFLDENSTCLEEYTGVITSASRNHNFSTAGTHNITVVAANNVGRTHTNIIITAQMRIGANDFTVTNNEGPVQTSENVVFTVTLDSSISSPDYGNIHMEINYNDGSTPTNESISGYLATMQGAGHTFNKAFTTQGNYTVNIRIFAELNSVEFVQYVYVWDSVTVCLSSDLTEAKTGDTITFTFNSVPNSGFMYSITLDDGSAALENTEAVLSSAYSAPSLSHVYTTPGVFLVTMAAWNPFYVSICDFTITVQVPIPTMILTPASDTIPYPDGLVTFDFSMAVNGPSPTNVTCDFDFDDTNEMNQSTEIIFGNSISKPITYTSAAVKAVNFTCWNLVSTETQLASIDVKTWSLSDFMVTHLSKASSNMTATPNNMGYLVPVSEATEVTFNISLLGCSRPPPGIEFVWNFGDQTPTVTQSVTNWDLITHTYVNRGTYQIVVDMTSLTPSNTYSLPPQSIQIGIGVLTASVYAGTVGTSVTFTVSGLDSAADITIYANGNTFPSPNALTGQATTTYNSWGSYLPYAIITNSDEMEKVYLDKPYTADNPLDLGLEFSNLTIPLPPGILTMNVTTSGVDLPMVVCNINYGDAIDNSWHQFVHNITSNSPMELNITYLTLGEHVLQVNCSNFLDNFYNATDLVARNPCFTWNGMFIFDYADPLTPMKAYTSVDTDLANGMAVVCYWLNPTYQWTISKWTNGIPVPIDYVSTLNPPPTGTIRFGAGKLSPGVYQCCLNVSLEDTFAFECTNIGLERPAPFAYIVGGAGRSAKRTITVVDGYTDTYDQEGGYGARDGLNYSISCFRFNETTDWVLNQFEVDGGITFFSNDSLDRNGTLFDDVNVCESFVQISTGKMQLDATSNDFMSYFFIMRVDLDQAESSYVTQVMEVKDGDFPLADIICLINCRIKVARSLKTSMKCKCTDCTPEEIPNLTCSWTLNTVFPNGSSVAVPDFQSMTETGTSDHSLVIKPESLEAGLVYNIVVKMSLPNRVKDGEAVRVLKVNLPPYGGSCAVDPLEGYAITGKFDVTCSNMKDEGANDERDPIEDTKQVLVYEFIAIHKRLVSGVPTTVEFPITKGNAAAANQLDLQVGDPDFDYNVTIAVRVTDYYGDSVVNMDSVAKVLRNESMVPSGPNDTSIISDLFSTFNQSRQQLEAGGNKIAVVSAVSAMGSFISSIDSSQGGLVTDMLTEKNQELMTMLNNAVPNGTVLSVSDTDNILGGVKTLLSNSDIVSDETIGSAINTAQKLSASLDAKISQKPFPMEDVNSMRSVSESLLDIVSSTSMGITPSTVVDPNADITLESVRAEMEAKWDYNNTSEALSDEELAERERMIQDEYESRIAAQAETKEKAVTAQTGIPELFDIIESVQALLAAMIQPGEPASVIKRDNCIITTEKTRLENLLNQTSLNKTDFDIDFGNSTLDGYTEVQIDTSVFDDTIHFYGANADGLTSGEYTVSIKDENGTEMALDTKLKIKNKGPGVPFAQYMPMVSEDGLTHIVYDLRYRDDAALIYILPKDFSFADVSSFNLYTVYVRCIDFARNDIYDYKVAMNVRDWEGQYGFKVFIPQDLCDEGKTYVGLEPQEEFILPPQSNRMRRRRSAPATNNTDAPFEMSTANFSILIMTTGCRSWDKANSRWTSKGCTVLSMSTLNETVCRCPEAPGNTFSTTFYVPPNMIDFSTVWSKFDPANASVYGTVIGLLVVYIIACVIANREDRKDYLRWATHFLCDSDSEDRYFYLLTVHTGLRRGAGTKSMVNFVLAGEEMDTGVRIMSDGDKQGFETSSVRKFFMGTPEPLGDLTYLRIWHDSSGRGDQKSWYLHKVTVDDPQIGQRYVFLCDKWLAAEQDDGMVERLLPVCGRDNLLTFDKLFSQHARFNLTENHLWLSMLMRPEMSSFTRVQRLSCILALLFLTMISNAMFFRSESDQVTPNSVSLGFLRFSLTTVYVSFIGIIITTPPILLVTYIFKKAKPTFPKTKKIDPKKEKELRNIFQTKTIINQNEHFSDSQFYSVDHLPLPAWSRYIAITIVFLAVISSAFFLILYSMEWGKDKSEEWLTTFVFSFVESLLVVDPFKVIMIAVLFALLFKKPVDGGGPQLKMDKLRDAAKTFNAGSSRTYLSFRMDVLSSNSPPSAEMLEKTRIQRLHEMKAREVFLELLLYGIFAFVIYSISFVNRDQRSYNLKTNIYDSLVAPSKTHLGFSKVENQTDFIDWMNSTFFQRYFPQTEYNGDSLDIRDELFFWDLANTRIGPPRLRQVRMKRGGCPYDKVTPGRDCIPAYDVTTEEDNDYCVGWTQDVASAGCTSPFLFSQEAWRYQHSEDIWGVAIAGNFDVYGGGGYILKLENDLTKAELILDELQRFKWINRETRAVFVEFTLYNANANLFAYVIFLAEFTELGGLVTWSNIYPFRAYQHTGALGTFAMLCYFIYMIVMIYGCVKLVMKFRKAGCCQFFKDVWNVIDTLCVLLSFVGVVMWGLRYSYATQSLAIYYDDPRAFINFQHVVIYDIVFNVIVGILVFIATIRILRILGYNKRMTQLAAVISNAASDLCGFAVVFGIVFFAYVSFGYLLFGIYIYEYRNLFTSLGSLANALIGKNSLDSMIRAVPNWSQMYYFTYVFFVILTLMTMFAVILNQSISEVRADLMKTPQTYGIMDVLGSSVKDILGMAFKFKNKDEPEKENKHRKYMPAVGKRPPEIDAPNILRLVRETFGETWDSAEDPPDEEELMRRKKAEEQLLILDSYLHPKPGAKGGMGGKLNLHRPETPGDVRLTVDTPDVDQDQLYASYL; encoded by the exons ATGGCTTTTTCTCCAAATTATTTGTTCTGGATAACGTCGCTGATTGTATGCTTGGAAACGTCCACTGCAGAAG ATGTTGCCGGATTTGAGATGGCAGTTGGCGGCACTAACTTGATCACACTGGCAGCCGGACAGACAGCCACTATAGATCTAGTCTACACAGCCGGCGGTACAGCTCTCACTTTAACTGGAACCTACGATACAAGCGATGTTGTCACTGGTGGGGGAACCGTGGATACAGGTACCAAGACAGGGCAACTCCAAATAGATTCGGGTAACTCTGCCCATGTGCCTTCTGACTTCGGAACGTATCTATTGACACTCACCCTAACACCATCATCAGGCGCAGCGCAAGATAAACAGGTTGTCATCTTTTACGAACAAGCCATCGCAGGATTTCAG GTTACAGTGGTGAGTGACGTCGTGGCCATAGGAGAACCATTTGACTTCGCAGTGGCATTTACGTCTGGTAGTAACATTGAGTTAGAGTGGTTTTTGGACGAGAACTCAACCTGCCTAGAGGAGTACACTGGCGTAATAACTTCAGCATCGAGGAACCATAATTTCTCCACCGCCGGGACACACAATATTACGGTTGTGGCTGCTAACAATGTCGGCCGAACACACACCAATATAATCATCACAGCACAGATGAGAATAGGCGCGAACGACTTTACAGTCACAAACAACGAAGGTCCAGTACAGACCTCAGAGAATGTTGTTTTTACGGTGACCTTAGATTCGAGCATCAGCTCTCCAGATTATGGAAATATACATATGGAGATTAATTACAATGACGGAAGCACTCCGACAAACGAATCCATTTCAGGTTATTTAGCAACAATGCAAGGAGCTGGACATACATTCAATAAAGCGTTTACAACACAAGGCAACTATACTGTAAACATTAGAATATTCGCAGAACTGAACTCGGTAGAGTTTGTTCAGTACGTCTATGTTTGGGATAGTGTCACAGTTTGCCTTTCCAGCGATCTTACCGAAGCAAAAACAGGCGACACCATCACGTTTACTTTCAATAGTGTACCGAACTCTGGTTTTATGTATAGTATTACCCTTGACGATGGAAGTGCTGCTTTAGAAAATACGGAGGCAGTATTGTCATCTGCATATTCCGCCCCTTCATTGTCACACGTCTATACTACTCCCGGGGTCTTCCTCGTCACTATGGCAGCATGGAATCCTTTCTACGTGAGCATATGTGATTTTACAATCACAGTTCAAGTACCAATACCAACAATGATCCTTACGCCTGCAAGCGACACAATTCCATATCCAGATGGATTGGTGACTTTTGATTTTAGCATGGCAGTGAATGGTCCAAGCCCAACCAATGTAACATGTGACTTTGATTTTGACGACACTAATGAAATGAATCAAAGTACCGAAATCATTTTCGGAAATAGTATTTCAAAGCCAATTACATATACTTCGGCAGCTGTAAAAGCTGTAAACTTTACATGCTGGAATCTGGTTTCAACCGAAACACAACTCGCTTCAATAGATGTCAAGACATGGTCTCTAAGCGACTTTATGGTTACTCACTTAAGCAAGGCGAGCTCGAATATGACTGCAACTCCAAACAATATGGGTTACTTGGTGCCAGTAAGTGAAGCTACCGAAGTGACTTTCAATATCTCTCTGCTAGGCTGCTCGAGACCGCCCCCTGGTATTGAGTTTGTTTGGAATTTCGGCGATCAAACCCCGACTGTAACGCAGTCAGTGACGAATTGGGATCTGATAACGCATACGTATGTCAATAGAGGTACTTATCAAATAGTCGTCGATATGACATCATTAACCCCAAGCAATACGTATTCACTACCGCCACAGTCTATACAAATAGGCATTGGTGTTCTTACTGCCAGTGTATATGCAGGTACGGTCGGTACTTCGGTAACATTTACGGTTTCTGGACTTGACAGTGCCGCTGATATAACAATTTATGCAAATGGAAATACCTTTCCTTCCCCAAATGCTCTTACTGGACAAGCCACAACAACATACAATTCATGGGGATCCTACCTCCCGTATGCCATAATCACTAACAGTGACGAAATGGAAAAGGTATATCTGGATAAACCATATACAGCTGATAACCCATTAGATCTGGGTCTGGAATTCTCCAATCTGACCATACCCCTTCCTCCCGGAATTTTGACGATGAATGTCACAACTTCAGGCGTAGACCTTCCAATGGTCGTATGTAATATCAACTATGGGGATGCCATTGATAATAGCTGGCACCAGTTTGTACACAATATAACAAGTAACTCGCCTATGGAACTAAACATCACTTATTTGACACTAGGAGAACACGTACTTCAAGTAAATTGCTCGAATTTTTTAGACAATTTTTACAATGCGACTGATCTGGTAGCTAGAAATCCCTGCTTTACTTGGAACGGCATGTTTATCTTCGACTATGCTGATCCATTAACTCCAATGAAAGCCTACACGTCTGTAGACACAGATCTCGCAAACGGAATGGCAGTAGTCTGTTACTGGTTGAATCCGACTTATCAGTGGACGATTTCGAAATGGACTAACGGAATTCCCGTACCTATTGATTATGTCAGTACATTGAATCCACCCCCTACTGGCACTATACGTTTTGGAGCAGGCAAATTATCGCCAGGTGTTTATCAATGTTGTCTGAATGTTTCCCTTGAAGATACGTTCGCTTTCGAATGCACCAATATAGGTTTAGAACGCCCCGCGCCGTTTGCATATATAGTCGGAGGAGCAGGAAGGAGTGCCAAGAGGACTATCACCGTCGTTGACGGCTACACAGACACATACGACCAGGAAGGTGGATATGGAGCTAGAGACGGACTGAACTATTCGATCTCTTGTTTTAG ATTTAACGAAACAACCGATTGGGTTCTGAATCAGTTCGAAGTTGATGGCGGGATAACTTTCTTCTCGAATGACTCGCTTGATAGAAACGGCACGTTGTTCGACGACGTCAATGTTTGCGAATCCTTCGTGCAAATATCAACAGGAAAGATGCAACTGGACGCTACATCAAACGACTTTATGTCGTATTTTTTCATCATGAGAGTAGACCTTGACCAGGCCGAGTCCTCATACGTCACTCAAGTCATGGAGGTCAAAGATGGCGATTTTCCATTGGCTGACATTAT ATGTCTGATCAACTGTCGGATCAAGGTAGCAAGAAGTCTGAAGACAAGTATGAAATGTAAATGTACGGATTGTACACCCGAAGAGATACCCAATTTGACGTGTTCATGGACACTGAATACGGTCTTTCCTAACGGAAGCAGTGTAGCTGTTCCAGACTTCCAAAGCATGACTGAGACCg GAACATCGGATCATTCCTTAGTTATCAAACCAGAATCTCTTGAAGCAGGATTGGTTTACAATATAGTAGTTAAAATGTCTCTACCAAACCGAGTCAAAGATGGGGAAGCTGTGAGGGTTCTGAAAGTAAATCTTCCTCCTTATGGTGGTAGCTGTGCTGTCGATCCGCTTGAAG GATATGCCATTACGGGGAAGTTTGACGTCACCTGCAGCAATATGAAAGACGAAGGAGCTAATGATGAAAGAGATCCAATTGAAGACACTAAACAGGTGCTCGTGTATGAGTTTATAGCAATACACAAAAGATTGGTAAGCGGTGTGCCAACGACAGTCGAGTTTCCCATCACAAAAGGAA ATGCTGCTGCGGCAAATCAGTTAGACTTGCAAGTAGGGGACCCTGATTTTGATTATAACGTCACTATAGCAGTGCGTGTCACAGACTATTACGGAGATTCAGTCGTGAACATGGACTCAGTGGCAAAG GTTCTCAGGAACGAATCAATGGTACCAAGTGGGCCAAATGACACCAGTATCATCTCAGACCTCTTCAGCACCTTCAACCAGTCCCGACAACAACTTGAGGCGGGTGGTAATAAGATAGCTGTAGTATCTGCAGTTTCCGCGATGGGTTCTTTTATTAGTTCTATCGAT TCGTCACAAGGAGGACTAGTGACAGACATGCTAACTGAG AAAAACCAAGAACTGATGACCATGTTAAATAATGCTGTTCCGAATGGCACTGTACTCAGTGTCAGTGATACTGACAATATATTGGGAGGCGTGAAAACTTTGCTATCTAACTCCGACATTGTTAGTGATGAAACTATA GGATCTGCTATCAACACTGCTCAGAAGTTATCCGCCTCATTAGATGCCAAAATTAGCCAGAAACCCTTCCCGATGGAGGATGTCAACAGCATGCGATCAGTCAGTGAAA GTCTTCTTGATATTGTGAGTAGCACTTCTATGGGAATAACTCCGTCaacagttgttgatccaaatgCTGATATAACTCTTGAATCAGTCCGCGCCGAAATGGAAGCTAAATGGGATTATAACAACACTTCAGAAGCCTTATCCGACGAGGAGCTGGCTGAACGAGAACGCATGATACAGGACGAGTATGAGAGCAGAATAGCCGCTCAAGCAGAAACTAAAGAAAAAGCTGTTACG GCACAAACTGGGATACCGGAGCTGTTTGACATCATCGAAAGTGTCCAGGCCTTGTTAGCTGCCATGATTCAGCCAGGAGAACCTGCATCCGTGATAAAGCGAGACAACTgtatcattaccacagagaaGACGCGCTTAGAGAATTTACTTAATCAAACAAGTTTGAACAAGACCGACTTTGATATTGATTTTGGAAACTCAACATTAGACGGTTACACAGAGGTTCAGATTGAT ACATCGGTATTCGATGACACTATTCATTTTTACGGGGCAAATGCCGATGGCCTCACTTCCGGTGAATACACTGTTTCTATCAAAGATGAAAATGGAACTGAGATGGCCTTGGACACTAAACTTAAAATCAAGAACAAAGGACCAGGGGTTCCGTTTGCACAGTACATGCCGATGGTCAGTGAAGACGGTCTCACACACATCGTGTACGATCTAAGATACAGAGATGACGCCGCACTTATCTACATCCTACCAAAAGATTTCAGCTTCGCCGATGTCTCATCCTTCAATTTGTACACTGTGTATGTGAGATGCATCGACTTTGCCCGCAATGACATATACGACTATAAGGTTGCTATGAATGTAAGAGATTGGGAAGGCCAATATGGATTTAAAGTGTTTATTCCACAGGACTTATGCGATGAAGGGAAAACTTACGTGGGATTAGAACCACAAGAAG AGTTTATACTGCCCCCTCAATCGAACCGAATGAGGCGGAGGCGTTCAGCTCCAGCAACTAACAACACAGATGCCCCGTTTGAGATGAGCACTGCCAACTTCAGTATCTTAATCATGACCACAGGATGTCGGAGTTGGGATAAGGCAAACTCCAGATGGACATCAAAAGGTTGTACT GTGCTAAGTATGTCCACGTTAAATGAAACCGTTTGTCGTTGTCCTGAGGCTCCGGGAAACACTTTTTCGACAACATTCTACGTGCCTCCAAACATGATCGATTTCAGCACAGTTTGGTCGAAATTCGACCCAGCCAATGCGTCCGTATATGGCACCGTTATAGGTCTTCTTGTAGTGTACATCATCGCATGTGTAATCGCCAACCGTGAGGATAGGAAAGACTATTTGAGG TGGGCCACCCATTTCCTGTGTGATAGTGACAGCGAGGACCGATACTTTTATCTGCTCACAGTACACACGGGACTAAGACGTGGTGCTGGTACCAAGTCAATGGTCAACTTTGTTCTGGCTGGGGAAGAGATGGACACGGGAGTCAGAATCATGAGTGATGGTGATAAACAG GGTTTTGAAACCAGCAGTGTGAGGAAGTTTTTCATGGGGACGCCAGAACCCCTAGGCGACCTGACATATCTCCGGATTTGGCACGACAGTTCTGGCCGAGGAGACCAGAAGTCATGGTATCTGCATAAAGTCACAGTTGATGATCCCCAAATAGGCCAAAG ATACGTTTTCCTTTGTGATAAGTGGTTGGCCGCCGAACAGGATGATGGTATGGTTGAGCGATTGCTACCTGTTTGTGGACGTGATAACCTACTCACCTTCGACAAGCTGTTTTCCCAGCATGCTCGCTTCAACTTAACGGAGAATCACTTGTGGCTTTCAATGCTGATGAGGCCAGAAATGAGCAGTTTCACTCGTGTGCAGCGTTTATCGTGCATACTTGCTCTTCTCTTCCTCACCATGATCTCCAATGCTATGTTCTTCAGATCTGAGAGTGATCAAGTCACCCCGAATTCTGTATCGCTGGGATTCTTACGTTTCTCCCTAACGACTGTCTACGTATCATTTATTGGTATTATCATCACGACTCCACCTATCCTACTGGTTACCTACATCTTCAAGAAAGCAAAACCAACGTTTCCAAAGACCAAGAAAATAGATCCAAAGAAAGAAAAGGAGCTACGCaacatatttcaaacaaaaaccaTTATAAACCAAAATGAACACTTCTCTGACTCGCAGTTCTACAGTGTTGATCATTTGCCTCTTCCCGCCTGGTCGCGTTACATTGCCATAACCATAGTGTTCCTGGCTGTTATATCATCAGCGTTCTTTCTAATCCTCTACAGTATGGAATGGGGCAAAGACAAATCCGAAGAGTGGCTAACaacatttgttttctctttCGTTGAGTCTCTCCTGGTGGTGGATCCTTTTAAG GTAATAATGATTGCTGTTCTGTTCGCCCTACTGTTTAAAAAGCCTGTGGATGGAGGGGGACCACAACTAAAGATGGACAAACTGAGGGATGCCGCTAAAACGTTCAATGCAGGATCGTCGAGAACATACTTGT cTTTCCGCATGGATGTCTTGTCAAGCAACAGTCCACCGTCAGCTGAAATGCTAGAAAAGACTAGGATTCAACGCTTACACGAGATGAAAGCCAGGGAAGTGTTTTTAGAACTACTTCTGTACGGTATATTTGCGTTTGTCATCTACAGCATAAGTTTCGTCAACCGTGACCAGAGGTCCTACAATTTGAAGACGAATATTTATGATTCACTTGTAGCCCCGTCCAAGACGCATCTGGGTTTTAGTAAG GTTGAAAACCAGACAGATTTTATCGATTGGATGAATTCGACGTTCTTTCAGCGATATTTCCCTCAAACAGAATATAATGGGGATTCTCTGGATATCAGAGACGAGCTTTTCTTTTGGGACTTGGCTAATACGCGTATAGGACCTCCTAGGCTTCGACAAGTTCGCATGAAAAGAG GTGGATGTCCATATGATAAGGTCACGCCAGGACGAGATTGTATTCCGGCCTATGACGTAACAACAGAGGAGGACAATGATTATTGCGTTGGATGGACACAGGACGTGGCCTCTGCCGGTTGTACCAGCCCTTTTCTCTTCTCACAGGAAGCGTGGAGGTACCAACATTCTGAAGATATTTGGGGAGTGGCTATAGCAGGGAACTTTGATGTATACGGCGGTGGTGGCTACATCCTAAAGCTCGAAAATGACCTAACAAAAGCTGAACTCATTTTAGACGAGTTACAAAGATTTAAATGGATCAATCGTGAGACTAGGGCCGTGTTTGTCGAGTTCACTCTATATAATGCCAATGCCAACCTATTTGCTTACGTAATATTTCTGGCTGAGTTTACCGAGCTTGGCGGACTGGTAACATGGAGTAATATCTATCCCTTCCGTGCATATCAGCACACTGGAGCACTCGGCACGTTTGCAATGCTCTGTTATTTCATCTACATGATAGTGATGATTTATGGATGTGTGAAACTAGTCATGAAGTTCAGAAAAGCAGGGTGTTGTCAGTTTTTCAAAGACGTTTGGAACGTCATAGACACTCTGTGCGTTTTGCTCAGTTTTGTCGGTGTGGTCATGTGGGGGCTTAGGTATTCGTATGCCACACAGTCACTGGCAATCTATTACGATGACCCAAGGGCCTTTATAAATTTCCAGCATGTAGTAATATATGACATTGTTTTCAATGTCATTGTTGGCATATTGGTCTTTATAGCTACCATACGCATACTTCGTATTCTCGGTTACAACAAGAGGATGACTCAACTGGCCGCTGTTATTTCCAACGCTGCAAGTGACCTCTGTGGGTTTGCCGTCGTGTTTGGCATTGTCTTCTTTGCATATGTCTCATTCGGCTATCTCTTGTTCGGTATTTACATATACGAATACCGAAATCTGTTCACATCGCTTGGAAGTTTAGCCAATGCCCTGATTGGTAAGAACAGTCTGGACTCTATGATTAGGGCGGTACCAAATTGGTCTCAAATGTATTACTTCACCTACGTCTTTTTCGTCATTCTGACACTGATGACCATGTTCGCCGTCATCCTGAACCAAAGTATATCAGAGGTGCGAGCTGATCTGATGAAGACACCACAAACGTATGGAATTATGGATGTCCTCGGCAGCTCTGTTAAAGACATATTAGGCATGGCCTTCAAATTCAAGAACAAGGACGAACCAGAGAAAGAGAACAAACATCGAA AATACATGCCTGCTGTCGGGAAAAGGCCACCGGAGATCGATGCCCCCAACATTC